One uncultured Tolumonas sp. genomic window carries:
- a CDS encoding NifB/NifX family molybdenum-iron cluster-binding protein, whose product MKTLLESQVYWRLIALAQAVPEVGQSVLFDWVSGALQGPLSIAQMEKLTVEALKASAPAELAGLSHARWQVLLECLQGQLPVHLDPKPAVSDADALRVAFSSSDGLTVNGHFGNCHLFFIYQVTEKGAQLIDIRHFVADETQEDNETRARLLHNCHLLFCEAIGGPAAARVIRHGIHPVKIKKDNRISTQLDALQELMQGQLPPWLAKALGRKDDLGKRFSDELSELD is encoded by the coding sequence ATGAAAACTCTGTTAGAAAGTCAGGTTTACTGGCGTCTCATCGCATTAGCACAGGCAGTGCCGGAAGTAGGGCAATCGGTATTATTCGATTGGGTCAGTGGCGCACTGCAAGGCCCGCTGAGCATCGCCCAGATGGAAAAACTGACGGTAGAGGCATTGAAAGCATCCGCACCAGCCGAATTGGCCGGTTTGAGTCATGCCCGCTGGCAGGTATTGCTGGAATGCCTGCAAGGGCAGTTGCCAGTGCATCTCGACCCGAAACCGGCGGTGTCTGATGCCGATGCGCTGCGCGTGGCGTTTTCGTCCAGTGACGGTTTAACGGTGAATGGCCATTTTGGTAATTGCCACCTGTTCTTCATTTATCAGGTGACGGAAAAAGGTGCTCAGTTGATCGACATTCGCCATTTCGTTGCCGATGAAACACAAGAAGACAACGAAACCCGTGCCCGTTTACTGCACAACTGCCATTTGCTGTTTTGTGAAGCGATTGGTGGCCCGGCGGCAGCGCGTGTCATTCGTCACGGCATTCATCCGGTCAAAATCAAAAAAGACAATCGTATCAGCACTCAGTTAGATGCCTTGCAGGAACTGATGCAAGGGCAGCTACCACCTTGGCTGGCTAAGGCGTTAGGGCGCAAAGACGATTTAGGCAAACGCTTCAGTGACGAATTATCCGAACTGGATTAA
- a CDS encoding helix-turn-helix transcriptional regulator — protein MPKSVSNVIMRNVLHKLKGDGVNTRSIIEYCGVSDYEIERDNGRIAEHKHYRFMLKTKEYLQPVNDFIFDNFMALSFQNHPDFFGICLNESSAKEALDSYIRYRIMIGNCDDLIKHAGVEKSSFEYINLGPKELGASQAIFNFIMLYSIVKNYSNSFNINVRFVGKPPQKKHLLDVFFNTQCLWEQNNNSIVFNNQELDRPRQDYNGSLNSMQKTRLNELCRKLESDSDYSSLIKEMIIHSIHLGRFDGDDSILEDICNNLSISRWTLNRKLQNENTSFITLLKETKIKMACELLIESKYTMQEISESIGFSSQSVFSRFFKTNLSVSPLAFRDEHRTK, from the coding sequence ATGCCAAAAAGCGTTTCAAATGTCATCATGAGAAATGTATTACATAAATTAAAAGGCGACGGTGTTAACACAAGATCTATTATTGAATATTGTGGCGTATCTGATTATGAGATTGAACGAGATAATGGACGTATAGCAGAACATAAACATTATCGTTTTATGCTAAAAACAAAAGAATATTTACAACCAGTTAATGATTTTATTTTTGATAATTTTATGGCGTTATCATTCCAAAATCATCCTGATTTCTTTGGTATTTGTTTAAATGAAAGCAGCGCCAAAGAAGCACTCGATTCGTATATCAGATACCGCATCATGATTGGTAACTGCGATGATTTAATTAAACATGCAGGAGTAGAAAAAAGCAGCTTCGAATATATTAATCTGGGACCCAAAGAACTTGGTGCTTCGCAGGCTATTTTCAATTTCATTATGTTATATAGCATCGTCAAAAATTACTCTAACTCTTTCAATATTAATGTCAGATTCGTTGGAAAACCACCCCAGAAAAAACATTTACTGGATGTATTTTTCAATACCCAATGTTTATGGGAGCAAAATAACAACTCTATTGTATTTAATAATCAAGAATTAGACAGACCACGGCAAGATTATAACGGCAGCTTAAACTCCATGCAAAAGACAAGGCTAAATGAACTCTGCCGCAAATTGGAGAGTGATAGCGATTATTCCTCGTTAATCAAAGAGATGATAATCCATTCCATTCATTTAGGGCGATTTGATGGCGATGATTCAATATTGGAAGATATTTGTAATAATCTGAGCATCAGCAGATGGACACTTAATCGGAAGTTGCAAAACGAAAACACCTCTTTTATTACCTTATTAAAAGAGACAAAAATAAAAATGGCCTGTGAATTATTAATAGAATCAAAATACACCATGCAAGAGATTAGTGAATCGATTGGCTTTTCATCACAGAGTGTTTTTAGCCGTTTTTTCAAAACAAATCTATCGGTGAGCCCTTTAGCATTCAGAGATGAACACAGAACCAAATAA
- the nifK gene encoding nitrogenase molybdenum-iron protein subunit beta, translated as MSQNIENIKSCYPLFEQDEYQNLFADKHAKYEEAHGEEKVREVFEWTTTQEYKDLNFSREALTIDPAKACQPLGAVLCSLGFEKTLPYVHGSQGCVAYFRTYFNRHFREPVACVSDSMTEDAAVFGGHANMNDGLQNALALYKPEMIAVSTTCMAEVIGDDLQAFTNNAKKDGFVPKDFPVPYAHTPSFVGSHITGWDNMFEGFANTFTAKDVEYKPGSNGKLNIVTGFETYLGNYRVIKRMLTEMGVPFSMLSDPSEVLDTPSDGQYRMYAGGTTQDEMKDAPNAIDTLMLQPWHLVKTKKVVKDTWGQPATDLNIPMGLEWTDDFLMKVSALTGKAIPASLELERGRLVDMITDSHTWLHGKKFGVYGDPDFVEGLVKFLLELGCEPSVILCNNGSKKWKKSIEKMLADSPYGQGSEVYVGHDLWHFRSLMFTNKPDFMIGNSYGKFIQRDTLAKGKAFEVPLIRLGFPIFDRHHLHRMTTLGYEGAMYMLTTLVNAVMEKIDSDTMELGKTDYNFDLVR; from the coding sequence ATGAGTCAGAATATAGAGAACATCAAATCCTGTTATCCACTGTTTGAACAGGATGAATATCAGAATCTGTTCGCTGATAAACATGCGAAATATGAAGAAGCGCATGGCGAAGAAAAAGTTCGTGAAGTATTCGAGTGGACTACCACTCAGGAATACAAAGATCTGAACTTCAGCCGTGAAGCATTGACCATTGACCCAGCAAAAGCGTGTCAGCCTTTGGGCGCGGTGCTGTGTTCACTGGGCTTTGAGAAAACACTGCCTTACGTGCATGGTTCGCAAGGTTGTGTGGCTTACTTCCGTACTTACTTCAACCGTCATTTCCGTGAGCCAGTGGCTTGTGTATCTGACTCGATGACTGAAGATGCGGCGGTTTTCGGTGGCCACGCCAACATGAACGACGGTCTGCAGAATGCGCTGGCACTCTACAAACCAGAAATGATCGCGGTTTCTACCACCTGTATGGCGGAAGTTATCGGTGACGACTTACAAGCTTTCACCAACAACGCCAAGAAAGATGGTTTTGTACCGAAAGATTTCCCAGTGCCTTATGCACATACCCCAAGTTTCGTGGGCAGCCACATCACTGGTTGGGACAACATGTTTGAAGGTTTCGCTAATACCTTCACTGCAAAAGATGTTGAATACAAACCAGGTAGCAACGGCAAACTGAACATCGTTACTGGCTTTGAAACTTACTTAGGTAACTACCGCGTTATCAAACGCATGCTGACCGAAATGGGTGTGCCATTCTCTATGCTGTCTGATCCGTCAGAAGTATTAGACACCCCATCTGATGGCCAATACCGCATGTATGCCGGTGGCACCACTCAGGACGAAATGAAAGATGCGCCTAACGCCATCGATACCCTGATGCTGCAACCTTGGCACTTAGTGAAAACTAAGAAAGTGGTGAAAGATACATGGGGCCAGCCAGCGACCGATCTGAACATTCCGATGGGTCTGGAATGGACTGATGACTTCCTGATGAAAGTCTCTGCCCTGACTGGTAAAGCGATCCCTGCTTCGCTGGAACTGGAACGTGGCCGTCTGGTTGACATGATCACCGACTCCCACACCTGGCTGCACGGCAAGAAATTCGGTGTCTATGGCGACCCTGATTTCGTCGAAGGTCTGGTGAAATTCCTGCTCGAACTGGGCTGTGAGCCAAGCGTGATCCTGTGTAATAACGGCAGCAAAAAATGGAAAAAATCCATTGAGAAAATGCTGGCTGATTCACCATACGGTCAAGGCAGCGAAGTGTACGTGGGTCACGACTTGTGGCACTTCCGTTCACTGATGTTCACTAACAAACCCGATTTCATGATTGGTAACTCATACGGCAAATTCATTCAGCGTGACACCCTGGCTAAGGGCAAAGCGTTTGAAGTGCCATTGATTCGTCTGGGCTTCCCAATCTTCGATCGTCATCACCTGCATCGCATGACTACCCTCGGTTACGAAGGTGCCATGTACATGCTGACCACACTGGTTAACGCCGTGATGGAAAAAATTGATAGCGATACCATGGAACTGGGCAAAACAGATTACAACTTCGATTTGGTTCGTTAA
- the nifD gene encoding nitrogenase molybdenum-iron protein alpha chain: protein MTNRTREENLALIQEVLEAYPEKARKDRSKHLTVNDPTLEKASKCITSNRKSLPGVMTIRGCAYAGSKGVVFGPIKDMIHLSHGPVGCGQYSRAGRRNYYTGMTGVNSFGTMNFTSDFQEKDIVFGGDKKLAKIIDEMEMLFPLAKGITVQSECPVGLIGDDIESVARQAKAKTGKTVVPVRCEGFRGVSQSLGHHIANDVVRDWILGNRDEQEFAGTPYDVAIIGDYNIGGDAWSSRILLEEIGLRVVAQWSGDGTLAEMENTPKVKLNLVHCYRSMNYISRHMEEKYNIPWMEYNFFGPTKIAESLRKIAAQFDETIQKKAEEVIAKYEAQTAAVIAKYKPRLQGKKVMLYVGGLRPRHVIGAYEDLGMEIVGAGYEFAHNDDYDRTLKELPEATLLFDDVTGYEFEEFVKAVKPDLIGSGIKEKFIFQKMGIPFRQMHSWDYSGPYHGFDGFAIFARDMDMTLNNPCWSKQTAPWKKSA, encoded by the coding sequence ATGACTAACAGAACTCGTGAAGAGAATCTGGCGTTAATTCAGGAAGTGCTCGAAGCCTATCCAGAAAAAGCGCGCAAGGATCGTTCCAAACACTTAACTGTGAACGACCCAACGCTGGAAAAAGCCAGCAAATGTATTACTTCTAACCGTAAGTCTCTGCCGGGCGTTATGACCATCCGTGGTTGTGCTTACGCCGGTTCTAAAGGGGTAGTATTCGGCCCAATCAAAGACATGATCCATTTGTCACATGGTCCTGTTGGTTGTGGTCAGTATTCCCGCGCTGGTCGTCGTAACTATTACACTGGTATGACTGGTGTGAACAGCTTCGGCACCATGAACTTTACGTCTGATTTCCAGGAAAAAGACATCGTATTCGGTGGCGATAAAAAGCTGGCGAAAATTATCGATGAAATGGAAATGCTGTTCCCGCTGGCGAAAGGCATCACAGTTCAGTCTGAATGTCCTGTTGGTCTGATCGGTGATGACATCGAATCAGTAGCCCGTCAGGCGAAAGCGAAAACCGGTAAAACGGTTGTGCCTGTGCGTTGTGAAGGTTTCCGCGGCGTGTCTCAGTCTCTTGGTCACCACATTGCGAATGACGTAGTTCGTGACTGGATCCTGGGCAATCGTGATGAGCAAGAATTTGCTGGCACACCTTACGACGTGGCGATCATCGGTGACTATAACATCGGTGGTGACGCTTGGTCTTCACGCATCCTGTTAGAAGAAATTGGTCTGCGTGTAGTAGCTCAGTGGTCTGGTGACGGCACCCTGGCTGAAATGGAAAACACACCAAAAGTGAAATTGAACCTGGTGCATTGCTACCGTTCAATGAACTACATCTCTCGCCATATGGAAGAGAAGTACAACATCCCTTGGATGGAATACAACTTCTTTGGCCCGACTAAAATCGCGGAATCACTGCGCAAGATCGCTGCTCAGTTTGACGAAACTATCCAGAAAAAAGCGGAAGAAGTTATCGCCAAATACGAAGCACAAACTGCGGCAGTTATCGCTAAGTACAAACCACGTCTACAAGGCAAAAAAGTCATGCTGTACGTCGGTGGCTTACGTCCACGTCACGTGATCGGTGCTTATGAAGATCTGGGTATGGAAATCGTCGGTGCCGGTTATGAATTCGCGCATAACGATGACTACGACCGTACGCTGAAAGAGTTACCTGAAGCAACGCTGTTGTTTGACGACGTGACTGGTTATGAATTCGAAGAGTTCGTGAAGGCAGTGAAACCTGACCTGATCGGTTCTGGTATCAAAGAAAAATTCATCTTCCAGAAAATGGGCATCCCATTCCGTCAGATGCACTCTTGGGATTACTCAGGCCCTTACCACGGCTTCGACGGCTTCGCCATCTTCGCCCGTGATATGGACATGACCCTGAACAATCCGTGCTGGTCAAAACAGACTGCGCCATGGAAGAAAAGCGCGTAA
- a CDS encoding glycoside hydrolase family 3 N-terminal domain-containing protein, with product MSDFKPQLKIVTMAVAVAISGLMTGCNDNSSEHAVVKDDAYYKSLAEQMVAQMSISEKLDIVSGPGMDFTTFANNTPINLLSDASGVAGYINGVKNDKLDIPAAKLADGPAGLRINGTRDGDSGTYYATAWPIGSLLASTWNTDLVQQVGKATGEEVKEYGVDLLLAPGMNIQRNPLNGRNFEYYSEDPLVTGKIGAAMVEGVESNGVGSTIKHFFGNNSETNRNYINDIGEPRTFREIYLRGFQIAVDEAQPWAVMTSYNKVNGTYVNQRKDAVTNILRDEWGFNGLVMSDWFAGNVMGDANSAAAQMNAGNDLIEPGGQKTNLQASIDAGSLTEAQVTQNAVHILTQVQKSPSYNHYAFSNNPDLNAHAVLARQAATEGMVLLKNNAALPIANGKTLATFGVNQVNTYKGGTGSGDVHAAYTVSIAKGLANRFTVNSDLQDYYTTYFATNKVEHAGSFGGASTYSCDEATVTNNSDLSTLLTTAVQTNDTAVISIGRQAGEGADRTNAKGDYLLSDQEVDMITGVADAFHAQGKKVVVVLNVNGVIDTSAWADKADAILLAYMGGQDTGNEVADILSGDVNPSGKLAQTFPASYADVPSSSSRAFPGVDTDSDGTPDDVYYNEGIYVGYRYYSTFDKTVSYPFGFGLSYTTFGYSDAAVTANTLSQGAQGSVTLTATITNTGSVAGKEAAQVYVSAPEVKLKKPVIELKAFAKTSKLDAGATEKLTFNIPAKILASFDPSSNEWIVEPGTYKAYVSPSSNVVDVTPVTFTVDKEIVVSHTTAGALALPEGVDAATVTTITK from the coding sequence ATGAGTGATTTCAAGCCACAATTAAAAATTGTCACTATGGCCGTTGCAGTAGCTATTTCCGGTCTCATGACCGGTTGCAATGATAATTCATCTGAACATGCGGTAGTAAAAGATGACGCCTATTATAAATCATTAGCCGAGCAGATGGTTGCTCAGATGAGTATTAGTGAAAAGCTTGATATCGTTTCCGGCCCTGGCATGGATTTTACGACATTCGCCAATAATACCCCCATCAATTTATTAAGTGATGCATCGGGCGTTGCGGGTTATATCAATGGCGTAAAAAACGATAAGTTAGATATCCCCGCCGCTAAACTGGCGGATGGCCCGGCGGGTTTGCGAATTAATGGTACTCGTGATGGCGACAGCGGCACTTATTATGCGACAGCATGGCCGATTGGTTCATTGCTGGCTTCAACATGGAATACTGATCTAGTTCAACAAGTGGGTAAAGCAACCGGGGAAGAAGTTAAAGAATATGGGGTCGATTTATTATTAGCGCCGGGCATGAATATTCAGCGTAACCCACTGAACGGGCGTAATTTTGAATATTATTCGGAAGACCCGCTAGTCACCGGGAAAATCGGTGCCGCGATGGTGGAAGGGGTGGAATCAAACGGGGTTGGTTCTACTATCAAACATTTCTTTGGCAACAACTCAGAAACTAACCGTAATTACATTAATGATATTGGTGAACCGAGAACCTTCCGGGAAATTTATCTGCGTGGTTTCCAGATCGCAGTGGATGAAGCACAACCGTGGGCAGTGATGACCTCGTATAACAAGGTCAATGGCACCTATGTAAATCAACGCAAAGATGCAGTAACTAATATTCTGCGAGATGAATGGGGTTTTAATGGTCTGGTCATGTCTGACTGGTTTGCCGGCAATGTGATGGGGGATGCCAATTCTGCCGCTGCGCAAATGAACGCGGGTAATGATTTAATTGAACCGGGCGGACAAAAAACTAACCTGCAAGCCTCTATCGATGCGGGTTCATTAACCGAAGCGCAAGTGACACAAAACGCAGTGCATATTCTGACACAAGTGCAGAAATCACCGTCTTATAACCATTATGCGTTTTCAAATAACCCTGATCTGAATGCGCATGCCGTGTTAGCGCGTCAAGCTGCCACGGAAGGGATGGTGTTGCTGAAAAACAATGCTGCATTGCCTATTGCCAATGGCAAAACACTGGCTACTTTTGGTGTGAATCAGGTGAATACCTACAAAGGTGGCACCGGTAGTGGTGACGTGCACGCCGCTTATACGGTGTCGATAGCCAAAGGGTTGGCGAACCGTTTTACCGTTAACAGTGATTTACAAGATTACTACACCACTTACTTTGCCACGAATAAGGTGGAACATGCCGGTAGCTTTGGCGGTGCCAGCACCTATTCTTGCGATGAAGCGACGGTGACCAACAATAGCGATTTATCAACCTTGTTAACTACTGCTGTGCAGACTAACGATACAGCGGTGATTAGCATTGGTCGTCAGGCTGGTGAAGGTGCCGATCGAACTAATGCTAAAGGCGATTATCTGCTGAGTGATCAGGAAGTCGATATGATCACGGGGGTAGCGGATGCGTTCCATGCACAAGGTAAGAAAGTGGTGGTGGTGCTGAACGTCAATGGGGTTATCGATACCAGTGCGTGGGCCGATAAAGCCGATGCGATTTTGTTAGCCTACATGGGTGGTCAGGATACCGGTAATGAAGTTGCCGACATTCTGTCTGGTGATGTCAACCCAAGTGGTAAATTGGCGCAAACCTTCCCGGCTAGTTATGCCGATGTACCATCTTCCAGCTCGCGAGCTTTCCCTGGGGTTGATACTGATAGTGATGGCACACCAGATGATGTGTATTACAACGAAGGCATCTATGTCGGTTATCGTTATTATTCCACCTTTGATAAAACGGTTTCCTACCCATTTGGTTTTGGTTTGTCATACACCACCTTTGGTTACAGTGATGCGGCAGTCACCGCCAACACCTTAAGTCAAGGGGCTCAAGGTAGTGTGACCTTAACTGCAACTATCACCAATACCGGCAGTGTGGCGGGTAAAGAAGCGGCACAAGTTTATGTTTCTGCACCCGAAGTGAAACTGAAAAAACCAGTGATTGAGCTGAAAGCATTTGCTAAAACCAGCAAACTGGATGCCGGTGCGACAGAAAAACTGACCTTCAATATACCGGCGAAGATTTTGGCGAGTTTTGATCCAAGCAGCAATGAATGGATTGTGGAGCCCGGTACTTATAAAGCATATGTCAGCCCATCTTCCAATGTGGTGGATGTGACACCGGTGACCTTTACCGTTGATAAAGAGATCGTGGTCAGCCACACCACCGCGGGGGCACTGGCATTACCTGAAGGGGTAGATGCCGCCACGGTAACCACGATCACCAAATAA
- the nifH gene encoding nitrogenase iron protein, protein MALRQCAIYGKGGIGKSTTTQNLVSALAEMGKKVMIIGCDPKADSTRLILHAKAQNTIMEMAAEVGSVEDLELEDVLQIGYGGVRCAESGGPEPGVGCAGRGVITAINFLEEEGAYEEDLDFVFYDVLGDVVCGGFAMPIRENKAQEIYIVCSGEMMAMYAANNISKGIVKYAKSGSVRLAGLICNSRQTDREDELIIALADKLGTQMIHFVPRDNIVQRAEIRRMTVIEYDPTCKQANEYRTLANKVVNNKLFVVPTPVTMDELEELLMEFGIMDVEDESIIGKTAAEEAATA, encoded by the coding sequence ATGGCCTTACGTCAATGTGCAATCTACGGGAAAGGTGGTATCGGTAAATCTACTACCACTCAGAACCTGGTTTCTGCATTAGCAGAAATGGGTAAAAAAGTGATGATCATCGGTTGTGACCCGAAAGCGGATTCTACTCGTTTGATCCTGCACGCAAAAGCCCAGAATACCATCATGGAAATGGCAGCAGAAGTTGGTTCTGTTGAAGATCTGGAATTAGAAGACGTATTACAGATCGGTTACGGCGGAGTTCGTTGTGCTGAGTCTGGTGGCCCAGAGCCAGGAGTTGGTTGTGCTGGTCGTGGTGTTATCACTGCTATCAACTTCCTGGAAGAAGAAGGTGCCTACGAAGAAGATTTAGACTTCGTATTCTACGACGTACTGGGTGACGTTGTATGTGGTGGTTTCGCGATGCCAATTCGTGAAAACAAAGCACAAGAAATCTACATCGTTTGCTCTGGCGAAATGATGGCGATGTATGCCGCGAACAACATCTCTAAAGGTATCGTGAAATACGCGAAATCTGGTTCTGTTCGTCTGGCTGGTCTGATCTGTAACTCACGCCAAACTGACCGTGAAGATGAATTGATCATCGCACTGGCTGACAAACTGGGTACTCAGATGATCCACTTCGTACCACGTGACAACATCGTTCAGCGCGCAGAAATCCGTCGTATGACTGTAATCGAATACGACCCAACCTGTAAGCAAGCGAACGAATACCGCACGCTGGCGAACAAAGTTGTTAACAACAAACTGTTCGTTGTTCCAACACCAGTAACCATGGATGAGTTGGAAGAGCTGTTGATGGAATTCGGCATCATGGATGTTGAAGACGAATCGATCATCGGTAAGACCGCAGCAGAAGAAGCTGCTACAGCCTAA
- the nifT gene encoding putative nitrogen fixation protein NifT, translated as MPNIMFRQHDDGLYCYIAKRDLEAKVAQLEFEQDDNWGGRVDLDNGEAYFLEPQVKPSLPITLRLKRAGE; from the coding sequence ATGCCTAACATTATGTTCCGTCAACACGACGATGGGTTGTACTGCTACATAGCCAAACGTGATTTAGAAGCCAAAGTGGCTCAATTGGAATTTGAGCAAGACGACAACTGGGGCGGTCGGGTTGATCTCGACAACGGCGAAGCTTATTTCCTGGAACCGCAGGTAAAACCTTCATTGCCAATCACTCTGCGTCTGAAACGCGCAGGCGAATAA
- a CDS encoding alpha-amylase has protein sequence MTRLSLPLLLLLSPAAFAQWTLTPFPSFTEQPSGLFHSATTLNKGNYPLQLQHDGQCWQPTAAAKLNQMLSLQPCGSEPVINWRLYKDGDYQITIDTRSGTPTLLLSMKSAPVTQTAALSKTCPIWHNQPVTIDVSRSFKDGDSVRDYYSGQTAVVTQGKVTLQPAPESGGLLLLEAANTAAKAPFNWHNATVYFALTDRFANGNPANDHSYGRQNDGQQEIATFHGGDLAGLTSKLDYLQQLGVNALWISSPLEQIHGWIGGGSNGDFPHYAYHGYYALDWTKLDANMGTEQELHTLVEQAHKRGIRILFDVVMNHVGYATLADMQEFNFGALHLSKNEQQKILGQHWGEWHPGKAENWHSFNNYINFSDGAAWEKWWGKKWVRSGIGDYDAPGYDDLTMSLAFLPDVKTESKQASGLPNFYRYKKDTNAKEIAGYTPRDYITHWLSQWVRDYGIDGFRVDTAKHVEKPAWDQLKTQATQALAEWKKAHPQEALDNAPFWMTGESWGHGVMKSDYFQHGFDSMINFDFQDQAKQALACYANIDDTYRQMAEKLQDINVLSYLSSHDTRLFFHDDAKGSVEKQKLAADLLLLAPGAVQIYYGDESGRQFGATGSDPIQGTRSDMNWNELNGDKATLLAHWQKISQFRARHTAIGRGQQTTLSSNGYYAFSRQDQQDKVMVVWAGNHQ, from the coding sequence ATGACCCGCCTCTCGCTGCCTCTGCTGTTACTGCTATCGCCCGCTGCGTTTGCGCAGTGGACGCTAACTCCGTTCCCAAGCTTTACCGAACAACCCAGCGGCCTGTTCCACAGCGCAACCACGCTGAACAAAGGCAATTACCCGCTACAGTTGCAACACGACGGGCAATGCTGGCAGCCCACTGCCGCCGCCAAACTCAATCAAATGCTCTCATTACAGCCTTGTGGTTCAGAACCCGTGATTAATTGGCGTCTATATAAAGACGGCGATTATCAGATCACTATTGATACCCGCAGTGGCACACCCACCTTGTTACTTAGTATGAAAAGCGCACCGGTCACGCAAACAGCAGCGCTATCGAAAACCTGCCCGATCTGGCACAACCAGCCGGTTACTATTGATGTCAGCCGCAGCTTTAAAGACGGCGACAGCGTACGGGATTATTACAGCGGCCAGACAGCGGTCGTCACACAAGGCAAAGTGACCTTACAACCGGCACCGGAAAGTGGTGGGTTACTGTTATTGGAAGCAGCGAACACCGCGGCGAAAGCCCCGTTTAACTGGCACAACGCCACTGTCTATTTTGCACTGACCGATCGTTTCGCCAATGGCAACCCCGCGAATGACCACAGTTATGGCCGCCAAAATGATGGCCAACAAGAGATCGCGACCTTCCATGGCGGCGATCTGGCGGGTCTCACCAGCAAACTCGATTACCTGCAACAACTCGGCGTCAATGCCTTGTGGATCAGCTCACCGCTGGAGCAGATCCACGGCTGGATCGGCGGTGGCAGCAACGGCGACTTCCCGCATTATGCCTATCATGGTTATTACGCTTTAGACTGGACCAAACTCGACGCCAACATGGGCACCGAGCAAGAGTTACATACGCTGGTCGAGCAGGCGCACAAACGCGGCATTCGCATTTTGTTTGATGTCGTCATGAACCATGTCGGTTATGCAACATTAGCCGACATGCAGGAATTTAATTTTGGCGCATTACATCTCAGCAAAAACGAACAACAGAAAATACTGGGCCAGCATTGGGGTGAGTGGCACCCCGGCAAAGCAGAAAACTGGCACAGCTTTAATAACTACATCAATTTTAGCGATGGCGCCGCATGGGAAAAATGGTGGGGTAAAAAATGGGTGCGCAGTGGCATTGGTGATTATGATGCTCCCGGTTATGACGACCTGACCATGTCGCTCGCCTTCCTGCCCGATGTAAAAACCGAATCCAAGCAGGCCAGCGGGTTACCCAACTTTTATCGCTATAAAAAAGACACGAATGCCAAAGAAATTGCCGGCTACACACCGCGCGATTACATCACTCATTGGTTGAGTCAATGGGTGCGTGATTATGGCATTGATGGCTTCCGCGTGGACACAGCCAAACATGTCGAAAAACCCGCTTGGGATCAGTTAAAAACCCAAGCGACACAAGCCTTGGCCGAGTGGAAAAAAGCGCATCCGCAGGAAGCGTTGGATAATGCCCCGTTCTGGATGACGGGCGAATCGTGGGGGCATGGGGTGATGAAAAGTGACTACTTCCAGCATGGGTTTGACAGCATGATCAATTTCGATTTTCAGGATCAGGCCAAGCAAGCGCTGGCGTGTTACGCCAACATTGATGACACTTACCGTCAAATGGCGGAAAAGCTACAAGACATCAATGTGCTGAGTTATCTCTCGTCACACGATACACGGTTATTTTTCCACGACGATGCCAAAGGTTCGGTGGAAAAACAAAAACTGGCCGCTGATTTGTTGCTGTTGGCACCGGGTGCGGTGCAGATCTACTACGGTGACGAAAGTGGCCGTCAGTTTGGCGCCACCGGCTCAGATCCGATCCAAGGCACCCGTTCCGATATGAACTGGAACGAGCTGAACGGTGACAAAGCGACACTGCTTGCCCACTGGCAGAAAATCAGCCAGTTCCGCGCCCGTCACACCGCGATAGGTCGCGGCCAGCAAACCACGTTGTCGTCGAATGGCTATTACGCATTTAGCCGGCAGGATCAGCAAGATAAAGTGATGGTGGTGTGGGCAGGCAATCATCAGTAA